From a single Sediminibacterium sp. KACHI17 genomic region:
- a CDS encoding PQQ-dependent sugar dehydrogenase has translation MKSAIITSLLGLTLFLGSCQGSSNKNPELPLTGDPTLKTTVIVNNREIIWGMDFLPNGDLLFTEKKGTIARYTSNGNIQEISGVPAGIFTNGQGGLLDIKVHPNYANNGWIYISYAASENGLNGALLKLTRFKLNGNQIINAETIFQTKTVNTWYGHYGSRIVFDKAGFLYLSIGEGGSTSYGGVGSGNMNAQDTKSDWGKVHRMTDDGKVPSDNPILPGNTTATTVYSYGHRNPQGMTYDAINNRIWENEHGPMGGDEINLVEKGKNYGWPLVSYGKNYDGVAVSSNPSASGITEPLKYWVPSIAPSGMAVITSDQFKSWKGNLLTGSLKFNYVSRAVLEGNKITKDEKILEGIGRVRNVKQGPDGNIYVSVEGPGRIIRVTGE, from the coding sequence ATGAAATCAGCAATCATTACATCTTTATTGGGACTAACGCTCTTTCTTGGTTCCTGCCAAGGTTCATCCAATAAAAATCCTGAATTGCCACTTACCGGTGATCCCACATTGAAAACAACGGTCATTGTCAATAACAGAGAGATCATTTGGGGAATGGATTTCTTACCCAATGGTGACCTGCTTTTCACCGAGAAGAAAGGCACCATCGCTCGGTATACTTCCAATGGAAATATCCAGGAGATCAGCGGTGTGCCTGCCGGCATATTCACCAATGGACAAGGCGGTTTATTAGATATCAAAGTACATCCCAACTATGCCAATAACGGATGGATCTATATTTCTTATGCAGCCAGCGAGAATGGTCTGAATGGCGCACTCTTAAAACTCACACGTTTTAAACTCAATGGTAATCAGATCATCAATGCCGAGACCATCTTTCAAACCAAAACTGTCAATACCTGGTATGGCCATTATGGAAGTCGTATCGTATTTGACAAAGCCGGCTTTTTGTACTTGAGCATAGGAGAGGGCGGCTCTACCAGTTATGGAGGCGTAGGCAGCGGAAACATGAATGCGCAGGATACCAAAAGCGATTGGGGGAAAGTACATCGCATGACAGATGATGGAAAAGTACCTTCAGATAATCCCATTCTTCCGGGTAATACAACAGCCACTACCGTTTACTCTTATGGACATCGCAATCCACAAGGCATGACCTATGATGCGATCAATAACCGCATCTGGGAAAATGAACATGGTCCGATGGGCGGTGATGAGATCAACCTCGTAGAAAAAGGGAAAAACTATGGATGGCCACTCGTGAGTTATGGAAAAAACTATGATGGTGTTGCAGTATCATCCAATCCTTCTGCCAGCGGAATTACTGAGCCATTGAAATATTGGGTTCCATCGATCGCACCCAGTGGTATGGCGGTGATCACGAGTGATCAATTCAAATCCTGGAAAGGCAATCTATTGACGGGCTCTCTCAAATTCAATTATGTTAGCAGGGCTGTGTTAGAAGGCAACAAGATCACCAAAGATGAAAAGATCTTAGAAGGCATCGGTCGTGTCCGCAATGTAAAACAAGGACCCGATGGAAATATTTATGTATCGGTAGAAGGACCGGGTAGAATTATTCGGGTTACAGGGGAATAA
- a CDS encoding head GIN domain-containing protein — MKHVITLFVSLLMLTGTILAQKTIRDANAQSRNGLKNFHAVQVSSGIDLYLTQSAEEAVAVSASAEEYRDKIITEVVDGVLKIYYEKSNNWSWGGNSGNKKLKAYVSVKQLDKLSASGGSDVSFETVIRSNKLSISISGGSDLKGEIACDDLSFTASGGSDADLSGKASKARISASGGSDVDGFGLITDVCNVISSGGSDVNITVNKEMDANASGGSDIHYKGNATARTSKSGSSDIRKVTN; from the coding sequence ATGAAACATGTTATTACCTTATTCGTTTCCTTACTGATGTTAACGGGAACGATCCTTGCGCAAAAGACCATTCGTGATGCCAATGCACAATCGCGTAATGGACTCAAGAATTTCCATGCGGTGCAGGTATCCAGTGGTATTGATCTGTATCTCACACAATCTGCTGAAGAAGCGGTAGCGGTGAGTGCTTCTGCTGAAGAATACCGTGATAAGATCATTACGGAAGTAGTAGATGGGGTATTGAAGATATACTATGAAAAAAGTAATAACTGGAGTTGGGGAGGCAATAGTGGCAATAAGAAACTGAAAGCCTATGTTTCTGTAAAGCAGCTTGATAAACTAAGCGCATCCGGAGGCTCAGATGTATCTTTCGAAACGGTCATCAGAAGCAATAAATTGAGTATCTCCATTTCAGGAGGTTCAGATCTCAAAGGAGAAATAGCCTGTGATGATCTGAGTTTTACTGCTAGTGGTGGTAGTGATGCCGACCTAAGCGGTAAGGCATCTAAAGCCAGGATCAGTGCTTCAGGAGGAAGTGATGTGGATGGATTTGGTTTGATCACCGATGTATGTAATGTGATTTCCAGCGGAGGTAGTGATGTGAATATTACCGTGAATAAGGAAATGGATGCCAATGCTTCCGGAGGAAGTGATATTCATTATAAAGGAAATGCAACAGCCAGAACCTCTAAAAGTGGTAGTTCAGATATCCGTAAAGTGACCAATTAG
- the rnr gene encoding ribonuclease R, with protein sequence MSKKTSKQKKQKQKQKSVTAQLLKGKLEVTRSGMGYVVIDNGSGDVLVRPGDFMNALNGDIVRVKVVRENGRTGKKEGKITEVISRRQTEFIGYIQLSTNFAFFVPDTDKPMPDLFIPLTSLNGAKNKDRVVARLVKWDKEDKKPVGEVVSVMQPEDENDAAMKELLAQAGFPLFFPEDVLEEAERLPEILDSEEIKKRKDCRDIRTFTIDPVDAKDFDDAISIRKLSNGIYEIGVHIADVSYYVHPETELDAEAYKRATSVYLPDRVNPMLPERISNELCSLRPHEDKFTFSAIFQMSAKGEIKQYWLGRTVIHSDHRFTYEDVQQIIETKEGKFVEDILLLNDFAQKMRKKRFSKGAINFSSQEVRFKLDEKGKPVGIVVKESKEAHQLIEEFMLLANRTVAENVSKIQINKKAIPFPYRVHDQPDAERLAPFMEFAKKYGHKFDLSTPESIAASFNQMLADAKGKPEQHVLEQLGIRTMAKAVYTTENIGHYGLAFEFYCHFTSPIRRYPDVLVHRVLETVLQGKPMIDKKMEEKCKHSSDRERAAMECERAGNKYKQVEYMRDYLGETFEGVVSGVASFGFWVETVEHKCEGLVSLIGLSDYDDFRLVESDYSLVGRRSGRTFRMGDKVTIRVVAANLEKRQLDYEWVIEGKNEKSKGKSQKTKGK encoded by the coding sequence ATGAGTAAGAAAACATCCAAGCAAAAGAAACAAAAGCAAAAGCAAAAATCTGTAACGGCGCAACTACTTAAAGGTAAGCTGGAAGTAACCCGTTCAGGCATGGGATATGTAGTGATCGATAATGGCAGTGGCGACGTACTGGTTCGTCCGGGTGATTTCATGAATGCACTGAATGGAGATATCGTTCGTGTGAAAGTAGTGCGTGAAAACGGAAGAACAGGAAAGAAAGAAGGTAAGATCACTGAAGTGATCAGCAGAAGACAAACAGAATTCATTGGCTATATACAGCTCTCTACCAATTTTGCTTTTTTCGTTCCGGATACGGATAAACCCATGCCGGATCTTTTTATTCCGCTTACCTCATTGAATGGGGCAAAAAATAAAGACAGGGTAGTGGCCCGATTGGTCAAATGGGATAAAGAAGACAAAAAACCGGTAGGTGAAGTAGTGAGCGTTATGCAACCGGAAGATGAGAATGATGCGGCCATGAAGGAATTACTGGCACAGGCCGGGTTCCCGCTTTTCTTTCCGGAAGATGTATTGGAAGAAGCAGAACGATTGCCGGAAATATTGGATTCAGAAGAGATCAAAAAAAGAAAGGACTGCAGAGATATCCGCACATTTACCATTGATCCGGTGGATGCCAAGGATTTTGATGATGCCATTTCAATCAGAAAATTATCCAATGGTATTTATGAGATCGGCGTACATATCGCTGATGTGAGTTACTATGTTCATCCGGAGACAGAATTGGATGCAGAAGCGTATAAAAGAGCTACTTCCGTATATCTGCCAGACAGGGTGAATCCGATGTTACCCGAACGGATTTCAAATGAATTGTGTTCACTCAGACCACATGAAGACAAGTTCACTTTCTCAGCTATTTTTCAGATGAGTGCAAAAGGTGAGATCAAACAATACTGGTTAGGAAGAACTGTGATTCATTCGGATCATCGTTTTACTTATGAAGATGTTCAGCAGATCATAGAGACCAAAGAAGGAAAATTTGTTGAAGACATCCTACTCTTGAATGACTTCGCACAAAAAATGCGAAAGAAAAGATTCAGTAAGGGTGCCATCAACTTCTCTTCGCAAGAAGTTCGTTTTAAGTTGGATGAAAAGGGAAAGCCGGTAGGTATTGTAGTAAAAGAAAGCAAGGAAGCTCACCAACTGATCGAAGAGTTCATGTTATTGGCGAATCGTACAGTTGCAGAGAATGTTTCAAAAATTCAGATCAATAAAAAAGCTATCCCATTCCCATATCGTGTACATGACCAGCCTGATGCCGAAAGACTGGCTCCCTTTATGGAATTCGCGAAAAAGTACGGACATAAATTTGATCTCAGTACGCCTGAATCCATTGCAGCAAGTTTTAACCAGATGCTTGCAGATGCAAAAGGAAAGCCTGAACAACATGTACTGGAACAATTAGGTATCAGAACTATGGCCAAAGCAGTGTATACCACGGAGAATATTGGTCACTATGGACTGGCATTTGAATTTTATTGTCACTTCACGTCTCCCATCAGAAGATACCCCGACGTATTGGTACACCGTGTACTCGAAACTGTGTTACAGGGTAAACCGATGATCGATAAAAAGATGGAAGAAAAGTGCAAACACAGCAGCGACAGAGAACGCGCCGCGATGGAATGTGAGCGGGCAGGTAATAAATACAAACAAGTGGAGTACATGCGTGACTACCTGGGTGAAACTTTTGAAGGTGTGGTCAGCGGTGTTGCCAGTTTTGGTTTTTGGGTTGAAACGGTCGAACACAAATGTGAAGGACTGGTGAGCTTGATCGGATTGAGTGATTATGACGATTTTAGATTGGTTGAAAGTGATTATAGCCTGGTAGGCAGAAGAAGTGGCAGGACATTTCGCATGGGTGATAAAGTGACCATCAGGGTAGTGGCAGCGAATCTTGAAAAAAGACAATTGGACTATGAATGGGTGATCGAGGGAAAAAATGAAAAGTCAAAAGGAAAAAGTCAAAAAACAAAAGGGAAATAG
- a CDS encoding septal ring lytic transglycosylase RlpA family protein, with amino-acid sequence MKNFYRLGIERKILSGLWVMASGLLLLVGCSRKITESGQASFYGAGDGFNGKKTANGETFNKNKLTAAHKTLPFGTIVKVTNLSNGQSVKVRINDRGPFVKGRIIDLSEKAAKKIDMRTKGVAEVKLRYKKK; translated from the coding sequence ATGAAAAATTTTTACCGTTTAGGGATTGAGCGAAAGATCTTGAGTGGCTTATGGGTCATGGCATCGGGTCTTTTGTTGTTGGTGGGTTGTAGCCGAAAGATCACGGAGAGCGGACAAGCTTCTTTTTATGGAGCAGGTGATGGATTCAATGGTAAAAAAACAGCCAATGGCGAAACCTTCAATAAAAACAAACTAACTGCTGCACATAAAACCCTGCCCTTTGGTACCATCGTAAAAGTGACGAATCTCTCCAACGGACAAAGTGTAAAAGTTCGCATCAATGACCGTGGTCCATTTGTAAAAGGAAGAATTATCGACCTCAGTGAAAAAGCAGCAAAGAAAATTGACATGCGCACAAAAGGTGTGGCGGAGGTGAAGCTGCGTTATAAGAAGAAGTAA
- a CDS encoding saccharopine dehydrogenase C-terminal domain-containing protein, which produces MLFPPTHILVFGAGKSATVLIDYLKRETRRRLWELTVADADLETVIQKLGTEIHTHAIQLDITDSEKRRKLIAAADVVISLMPPALHYHVALDCLSLGKHLLTASYVDDKIKALQQEIAEKGLLFLCEMGLDPGIDHMSAMQLIHSIKAKGGKIRSFLSHCGGLVAPESDTNPWHYKISWNPRNVVLAGKAGAIFLKNGEEKSLSYEHLFRESGKVSIPDLGTLAYYANRDSLSYIPKYDLQDCSTFIRTTLRYPDFCKGWAAIVDLKLTDEIETYDTDNMRMCDFIQLHIQRHQLPVTADRLSSDSQIHQMLVSLGLNAELPIKKGICTAADILQWRMESSWILEPHDKDMIVMLHEIEYELNGKHKSVKSSLVVKGEDHLRTAMAKTVGLPLGIAAVLLAEKSLHERGLHIPIISSIYTPVLSLLEKEGIVFHEVED; this is translated from the coding sequence ATGTTATTTCCACCCACCCATATCCTCGTTTTTGGCGCCGGTAAATCAGCTACTGTTTTGATCGATTATCTCAAACGTGAGACCAGACGCAGGCTATGGGAATTAACGGTGGCAGATGCTGATCTCGAAACGGTTATTCAAAAACTGGGTACTGAAATTCATACCCATGCCATTCAACTGGATATCACGGATAGTGAAAAGAGAAGAAAACTGATCGCCGCTGCTGATGTAGTGATCTCCTTGATGCCTCCTGCTCTTCATTATCACGTAGCATTGGATTGTTTGAGCCTGGGAAAACACTTGCTCACCGCTTCTTATGTAGACGATAAGATCAAAGCATTACAACAAGAAATAGCAGAAAAGGGATTGTTGTTTTTATGTGAAATGGGATTGGATCCCGGCATCGATCACATGAGTGCGATGCAACTCATTCATTCCATCAAAGCCAAAGGCGGAAAGATCCGTTCTTTCTTATCACATTGTGGTGGATTGGTGGCTCCTGAAAGCGATACCAATCCATGGCATTATAAAATCAGTTGGAATCCCCGCAATGTTGTACTCGCCGGTAAAGCCGGGGCGATATTTCTAAAGAATGGGGAAGAAAAATCATTGTCTTATGAACACTTATTCCGCGAATCCGGCAAAGTATCCATCCCCGATCTGGGAACATTAGCATACTATGCCAACAGAGACTCGCTCAGTTATATTCCGAAATACGATTTACAAGATTGTTCAACTTTTATCAGAACCACACTTCGCTATCCGGATTTCTGCAAAGGTTGGGCTGCTATCGTTGACCTGAAACTTACTGATGAAATCGAGACCTATGATACGGATAATATGCGCATGTGTGATTTTATCCAATTGCATATTCAACGTCATCAATTGCCCGTAACAGCTGATCGTTTATCATCCGATTCACAGATCCATCAAATGTTAGTGAGTCTGGGTTTGAATGCGGAACTACCGATCAAAAAAGGGATATGTACAGCTGCCGATATTCTTCAATGGAGAATGGAATCATCCTGGATATTAGAGCCGCATGATAAAGACATGATCGTAATGCTACATGAAATCGAATATGAGTTGAATGGCAAACACAAATCTGTGAAAAGCAGTTTGGTAGTAAAAGGGGAAGATCATCTGCGTACTGCCATGGCCAAAACAGTTGGATTGCCTTTGGGAATTGCAGCTGTTTTACTTGCAGAAAAATCTTTGCATGAAAGGGGTTTACATATTCCAATCATTTCATCGATCTATACACCGGTATTGTCTTTATTGGAAAAAGAAGGGATCGTCTTTCATGAAGTGGAAGACTGA
- the gyrA gene encoding DNA gyrase subunit A, producing MEENLLPEQTSDNDRIIQVNIEEQMKTAYIDYSMSVIVGRALPDARDGFKPVHRRVLYAMNELGNNSNKPYKKSARIVGEVMGKYHPHGDSSIYDTLVRMAQDWTMRYTLVDGQGNFGNQDGDPPAAMRYTEARLQKVAEAMLDDIEKETVDFQLNFDDSLQEPTVLPSRIPQLLVNGSSGIAVGMATNMMPHNLSEVVDGCVAYIENKDITGEELMLHVKAPDFPTGGVIYGMEGVKQAMLTGRGRVVVRGKCHVDTKQSGREQIVITEVPYQVNRDQLTDRIGQLVNDKTVEGIAHVNNESNKREGTRIVLDLKRDAVAQVVINQLYKYTELQTSYGINNVALSKGKPKIMNLRDLIAEFIDFRMDVVIRRAKFDLRKAEERAHILEGYLKALDHLDEVISLIRASRTPDEAKESLISKSKEAKWLLKQELFTDLSNELYKQEEGLSEAQAKAILELRLQRLTGMEREKIIEEFNGLINTIKDLKALLASEELRYDLIKKELIEIKEQFGDARKSEIQYLADEMRIEDLIEEEDVVITISHLGYIKRTSASEYRQQKRGGRGAVGSKTREEDYVEHLFVASTHDTMLFFTEKGRCYWMRVYEIPEGEKQSKGRAIQNLIQLPGDDKVKAIIDVKNLADKDFVQQHYIVLCTKKGIIKKTSLEDFSRPRANGVNAITIVEGDELLEARMTDGKSEIMLAVKSGRAIRFEEEKVRATGRGAIGVAGIEVDDEKDEVIGMICVNKEDTTRTILVVSEKGFGKRTPIDEYRITNRGGKGVKTINVTDKTGSLVGILYVTEKEDLIITCRSGITIRTSISEIREAGRATQGVKLIRIDEGDEIAAISQIEEDDEDEANTASTEPTATDSTDENPATENNDSTTNENQD from the coding sequence ATGGAAGAAAATCTGCTACCCGAACAGACGAGCGATAACGACCGCATTATACAGGTCAATATTGAAGAACAAATGAAAACCGCCTACATCGATTATTCGATGTCGGTGATCGTTGGCCGTGCCTTACCGGATGCCAGAGATGGTTTCAAACCGGTGCATCGCAGGGTGCTTTATGCGATGAATGAATTGGGCAATAACAGCAATAAGCCTTATAAAAAATCTGCCCGTATCGTGGGTGAGGTCATGGGTAAATATCACCCGCATGGTGACTCATCCATCTATGATACATTGGTGCGTATGGCCCAGGACTGGACGATGCGTTATACGCTGGTAGACGGTCAGGGTAACTTTGGTAATCAGGATGGTGATCCACCTGCAGCCATGCGTTATACCGAAGCCCGATTACAGAAAGTGGCGGAAGCCATGCTGGATGATATTGAAAAAGAGACGGTAGATTTTCAATTGAACTTTGATGACTCTTTACAGGAGCCTACTGTACTGCCCTCACGTATTCCTCAGTTATTGGTAAATGGTTCATCAGGTATTGCCGTAGGTATGGCTACCAACATGATGCCCCATAACCTGAGCGAAGTGGTAGATGGTTGTGTGGCCTATATCGAGAACAAAGACATTACCGGTGAAGAGTTGATGCTGCATGTGAAAGCCCCTGATTTTCCAACCGGAGGTGTGATCTATGGCATGGAAGGTGTGAAACAGGCGATGCTGACCGGTAGAGGAAGGGTAGTTGTGCGTGGTAAATGTCATGTAGATACCAAACAAAGTGGCCGCGAACAGATCGTGATCACTGAAGTGCCGTATCAGGTAAATAGAGATCAACTGACCGATCGTATCGGACAATTGGTGAATGACAAGACCGTTGAAGGAATTGCACACGTAAACAATGAAAGTAACAAACGTGAAGGAACACGTATTGTACTGGATCTGAAACGTGATGCAGTAGCACAGGTCGTGATCAATCAACTGTACAAATACACAGAATTACAAACCAGCTACGGTATCAATAATGTAGCCTTATCGAAAGGCAAACCTAAGATCATGAATTTGCGCGACCTGATCGCTGAATTCATTGACTTCAGGATGGATGTCGTGATCAGAAGAGCAAAGTTCGATCTGCGTAAAGCAGAAGAACGTGCGCATATCTTAGAAGGATACCTCAAAGCACTGGATCATTTGGATGAAGTGATCAGTTTGATCCGTGCCAGCAGAACACCGGATGAAGCAAAAGAAAGTCTGATCAGTAAGAGTAAAGAAGCCAAATGGCTACTCAAACAAGAACTCTTCACTGATCTTTCCAATGAACTATACAAGCAGGAAGAAGGCTTATCAGAAGCACAGGCCAAAGCCATACTGGAATTGCGTTTACAGCGTTTGACAGGTATGGAAAGAGAAAAAATCATTGAAGAATTCAATGGTTTGATCAATACCATCAAAGACCTGAAAGCTTTATTGGCCAGTGAAGAACTGCGTTATGATCTGATCAAAAAAGAATTGATCGAGATCAAAGAACAATTCGGTGATGCACGTAAGAGTGAGATCCAATATCTCGCTGATGAAATGCGTATCGAAGACCTTATTGAAGAAGAAGATGTGGTGATCACCATCTCACACCTGGGTTATATCAAAAGAACCTCTGCTTCTGAATACCGCCAGCAAAAACGCGGTGGAAGAGGTGCCGTGGGTTCTAAGACAAGAGAAGAAGATTATGTAGAACACTTGTTCGTGGCTTCTACACATGATACCATGCTTTTCTTCACGGAAAAAGGACGTTGCTACTGGATGCGTGTATATGAAATTCCGGAAGGAGAAAAACAAAGCAAAGGAAGAGCCATTCAGAACCTGATCCAATTACCGGGTGATGATAAAGTAAAAGCCATCATTGATGTAAAAAATCTCGCCGATAAAGATTTCGTACAGCAACATTATATTGTACTTTGTACCAAGAAAGGGATCATCAAAAAGACCTCATTGGAAGATTTCAGTCGCCCAAGAGCCAATGGTGTGAATGCGATCACCATTGTAGAAGGAGATGAACTACTGGAAGCAAGAATGACCGATGGCAAATCAGAGATCATGCTGGCGGTTAAAAGTGGTAGAGCGATCCGCTTTGAGGAAGAAAAAGTAAGGGCAACAGGCAGAGGAGCGATCGGTGTGGCAGGAATTGAAGTAGATGATGAAAAAGATGAAGTGATTGGCATGATCTGTGTAAATAAGGAAGATACAACCCGAACCATCCTGGTGGTGAGTGAAAAAGGATTTGGAAAAAGAACACCGATCGATGAATATCGTATCACCAACAGAGGCGGAAAAGGGGTGAAAACGATCAATGTCACAGACAAAACAGGAAGTTTAGTTGGCATCCTCTATGTAACTGAAAAAGAAGATCTTATCATTACTTGTAGATCAGGTATTACGATTCGTACCAGCATCAGTGAGATCCGTGAAGCCGGAAGAGCGACACAGGGTGTAAAACTGATCAGGATCGATGAAGGAGATGAGATCGCTGCTATTTCACAGATCGAAGAAGATGATGAAGACGAGGCTAACACAGCGTCTACAGAGCCAACAGCAACCGATTCAACAGACGAAAACCCTGCAACAGAAAATAACGATTCAACCACTAACGAAAACCAAGATTAA
- a CDS encoding glycosyltransferase, which produces MHVLIVNNTAIPALKYGGTERVIWWLGKALVKAGHQVSYLVAPGSSCPFADVYPFDPSQPFNQQVPKDKGIDIIHLNHGVNETPLLPHLMTMHGNMNEQIPLPVNTVFVSRNHAERFCSESFVCNGIDPDDYGDPALDTVRSYIHFLGDAAWRVKNVQGAIDVSRKAKWPLHVIGGHRFNFNQGIRLTFDTHVHFHGMKGGDEKNHILRHSAAMLFPVRWHEPFGLAITESLYFGCPVFGTPYGSLTEIVTKDVGYLSASKNELAEALQHIDQYDRKRCHERVMDQFTATHMMQQYLQKYEIVLNGHTLNHHPPVLKEIQDEKFLPFRD; this is translated from the coding sequence ATGCATGTTCTCATCGTCAACAACACTGCAATTCCCGCTTTGAAATATGGTGGCACTGAACGTGTGATCTGGTGGCTGGGGAAAGCCTTGGTCAAAGCCGGACATCAGGTCTCCTATCTGGTTGCACCCGGATCGAGTTGTCCATTTGCAGATGTTTATCCTTTTGATCCTTCACAGCCTTTCAATCAGCAAGTGCCCAAAGACAAAGGGATCGATATCATACACTTGAATCATGGTGTCAATGAAACACCACTCCTTCCCCATTTGATGACCATGCATGGCAATATGAATGAGCAGATTCCATTGCCTGTGAATACAGTATTTGTATCCCGCAATCATGCAGAACGTTTCTGTAGTGAGTCCTTTGTCTGCAATGGCATTGATCCGGATGATTATGGAGATCCTGCGTTGGATACAGTACGTTCTTATATTCATTTTCTAGGTGATGCGGCCTGGCGTGTGAAGAATGTACAGGGTGCAATTGATGTATCACGCAAAGCGAAATGGCCCTTGCATGTCATTGGTGGACATCGATTCAATTTCAACCAAGGCATTCGTCTCACTTTTGATACACATGTTCATTTTCATGGCATGAAGGGTGGCGATGAGAAGAATCATATTCTTCGTCATTCTGCTGCGATGTTGTTTCCTGTACGCTGGCATGAGCCATTTGGGTTAGCGATCACGGAGAGTTTGTATTTTGGATGTCCTGTTTTTGGCACCCCCTATGGGTCTCTTACTGAGATCGTTACAAAGGATGTCGGCTATTTATCGGCCAGTAAAAACGAATTGGCAGAAGCTTTACAGCATATCGATCAGTATGATCGAAAACGTTGCCATGAGCGCGTGATGGATCAGTTCACGGCTACACATATGATGCAACAATACCTGCAGAAGTATGAAATAGTTTTGAACGGACATACGCTCAACCATCATCCGCCCGTTCTTAAAGAAATTCAAGATGAAAAATTTTTACCGTTTAGGGATTGA
- the lpxK gene encoding tetraacyldisaccharide 4'-kinase, translated as MNFNTIFLTSFRVLLLPVALLYGLVIRIRNWMFDKQYLKSASFNFPLICVGNLAVGGTGKSPMVEYLLYLLSPQFKVGTLSRGYKRKTKGYALANPNTTALEIGDEPMLFHMKFPQIPVAVGEERLVAIPQLLQDVPDLQAIILDDAFQHRSVNAGFNILLTEYSNIYVNDFFLPTGDLRDERRSAKRANIIVVTKCPADLSFERKQQIIRNLKPRADQKVFFTRIAYGVPYHIFNYEDEWLLTPRVEVLLVCGIANPKPLKEYLHECTHTYYQQDYSDHHIFTIDDLNEIKEKFDGIHAKDKIILTTEKDAVRLIKFSNELKSLPMYVLPIRHDFLFGEGEQFNRMVTDFIRNFRYKPIS; from the coding sequence ATGAATTTTAATACAATATTTCTTACTTCTTTTAGGGTACTGTTGTTGCCGGTTGCACTATTATATGGACTCGTTATTCGGATCCGCAACTGGATGTTCGATAAGCAATACCTCAAGTCTGCATCTTTCAATTTCCCATTGATCTGTGTAGGCAACTTAGCAGTAGGCGGAACAGGAAAATCACCGATGGTAGAATATTTACTGTATCTACTATCACCGCAGTTCAAAGTGGGTACTTTAAGCAGAGGATATAAAAGAAAAACAAAGGGATATGCATTGGCCAATCCGAATACAACCGCTCTGGAAATAGGAGATGAGCCGATGTTGTTTCACATGAAGTTTCCGCAAATACCCGTTGCAGTGGGCGAAGAAAGACTGGTTGCCATCCCACAATTATTACAGGATGTACCGGATCTGCAAGCGATCATTTTGGATGATGCTTTTCAACATCGCTCTGTCAATGCGGGTTTTAATATTTTATTGACTGAATACAGCAATATTTACGTCAACGATTTCTTTTTACCAACCGGAGACCTGCGGGATGAAAGAAGATCAGCTAAAAGAGCCAATATCATTGTGGTCACCAAATGCCCTGCTGATCTTTCTTTTGAAAGAAAACAACAGATCATTCGCAACCTCAAACCACGTGCAGATCAAAAAGTATTCTTTACTAGGATCGCTTATGGTGTGCCTTATCATATTTTCAATTATGAAGATGAATGGCTGTTAACACCCAGAGTGGAAGTATTGCTGGTATGTGGTATTGCAAACCCCAAACCATTGAAAGAATACCTGCATGAATGCACGCACACTTATTATCAGCAAGACTATTCAGACCACCATATTTTTACGATCGATGACCTGAATGAAATAAAGGAAAAATTCGATGGTATTCATGCCAAAGACAAGATCATTCTAACCACAGAAAAAGATGCGGTAAGACTAATAAAATTCAGTAATGAATTAAAGTCATTACCGATGTATGTACTCCCCATACGACACGACTTTTTGTTTGGAGAAGGTGAACAATTTAATCGTATGGTTACTGATTTTATCAGGAACTTTAGGTACAAGCCTATATCATGA